In the bacterium HR17 genome, CGGTTCAGGCAGCCCACTGTTGAGCACTGTCCCCAACGCCCACAAACTTCGCCCGAAACAATCCTCGCTACCGATGTCGTCAAGGAAGTGGCGGTCGTAGCCGATTAGGTTGTGAAACCAACCGTCGTCGCGTTGCGCGTAGCGCAAAAAGGCAAGGTAACGCTGCGCCAGTTCCAATGACCCTTCATCACCCGTCAACGAATAGTGCAGCGCCGCGACGATCAGCGCCCGTGCGTTGTCGTCGGTCGTGTAACCCGACTTGGGATCGGGCAAACCGAAGAGAGTAAACTGCAAAACCCCTGTGTCATCACTGATTGCCCGTAAGTGGCTCAAGTTGATTTGGGCTATGTCAACTGCCGTCATCGCCCTTTCACCACCTTGTGTTTTGCGGGTGGACAAGTCCGCCCGCTCCCACGGTGACCTGTCCCTTGACCTACACATTGATGGCAGAAAACGGCTGGGGCGCACTAGGGCGCCCCAACCCTTTTACAACGCTTTTGCGGTTTCAGCCAGCGCCAACGGCGCTTTCGTCGTTCGCTTCAGCAAAGGCGTGGCAAAGAACGCCCAAGGGCGGCGATGTTCTTGAGCGACAGCGACGAACAGTTCGGCATACCTTTTGCCCACCGCTGACCAAGTCATCTGGCGCCCGAAGGCGTAAGCCCGTCGCTCCATCTCCGCCCGCAATGACGGGTTGTTCAGCAACAGCATCAGCGCATCGGCGATGGACTGTGCATCGCGGAAGTTGACCAGAATCCCTCGCCCCTCGGCACATAGCGCTTGCGCATACAAGTAGGGCGTGGAAACGATGACCTTGCCAGATGCCATCGCATACGCCAGCGTCCCGCTGACGATCTGGTTCGGGTTCAGGTAAGGCGTCAGGTAAATATCCGTCGCCTGCAAGTAGCGGATAAGTTCTGCCTTCGTCAGGTAGCGATTGACGAACTGCACATGCCGCTCTAAACCCAACTCCCTCACGAGCGCCTCCAACTCCTCGCGGTAACTTTCGCCTTCATGGCGACGGACATTCGGGTGCGTTTCGCCCAAAATCAGGTAAAGCACATCGGGATGCTTTTCAACGACTGGCGGCAACGCCTGGATGGCATACTCCAGCCCCTTGCCGCGGCTGAGAAGTCCGAAAGTGCTGATAACGAAGCGCCCCATCAACCCTAATTCCCGCTTCGCTTCCTCGCGCCCATCAAAGGGCACATCAGGCGCTCCGTGATGGATGAGCACCACCTTGCGGGTGTTGACACCGTAATCGTTCACCAACAACTCGAATGCCATCGGGTTCATCACAACGACCCGTGCCGAACGGGCAATCAGATGGCGCGTGATTTCTCGGAGGTTCGGGTGCGGGGCGGGCATAATGGTGTGCAATGTCGTGACCAACGGTTTGCGGAGCAAATCTGCCGTCACGCAAATGAACTCGCCATCGCGACCGCCAAAGATGCCAAACTCGTGTTGCAAGTTCACGACAGCGACGGGCATCTCGTTGAAAAAAGTCGCCATCCGAACATGGTCGCCGTAACTGGTTTCACGAGCAAAAAAGCGAACTGGATATCGGTATCGGCTCAAATCTTCTTCGGGTTTAACCATCGCAGCGACATAAGGTTCACCGACGAAGGGATACGCATGGACGGATTTAACGACATCGGCTGTGAAAGTGGCGATACCGCATTCTCGCGGGACATATGTGCCGATGTATCCGACATTGGGAGCGACACGCGTCGCCGCTGCCTCTCGCTTGGCATTCCCGACGACCATTGCGATCACCTCCGTCCGACAGGTTTCACTCCAAAACCCCGCCGCACTTCGGCGACCGCCTGAAGCCCATTCCTTGTCGTCACGCTGCAACGCCCGCCGTGATTCGCTCGCCACAGCCGTAAGCGCGGTCAGGTTCAACGACAGCGTCGTTCTCTACTTCGCACTGCGCCCCTAAAATGCAGCGCACGACGATGGCCCCTTTGCCAATGACACATTCATCCCACAGCACCGCCTCACGCACCTGCGCGCCACGCTTGACTATAACGCGATGACCCAGCACTGCAAAGGGGCCCACCGTCGCCCCATCCTCGACGATGCACCCGTCGCCCAACAAAACAGGCGGACGCACTGTTGCTGTCGGGGCAATCTGAACGCCCTCACCGATCCACACGCCTCCCTGCACTTCCCTGCCCCGCACGGGCAAGGGCACTTTACCGCTCAGGACATCAAAGTTGGCTTGTAGGTAATGCTCCACCTTGCCGATGTCCAGCCAATAGTCGTTTAGGAATGCGACGGCGTAAAAGGGTGCTCCCATCTTCAGTAACTTTGGGTAAAGCCCTCGCTCCACCGAGTAGGGTTGCCCCGCTGGAATGTGCTGAAGCACCTCCCGTTCGTAAAGGTAAATGCCGGCGTTGATCAAGTTGCTGGGGGCTGTCTCTTTTGGCGGCTTTTCAACGAACGCTTGCACGCGCCCGTCGTTGTCCGTCACGACGACGCCGTAGCGACTGGGGTCATCCACCGCTGTCAGTGCAATCGTCACCAAAGCGTCTTTTTGCTCGTGCGCCCGCAACATTTCGCGTAGCGGGATGGTGGTCAGCACATCGCCGTTGAAGACGAAAAAGCGGTCGCCTAACAACGGCTCAGCATTTTTGATAGCGCCCCCTGTATCTAACGGTTGCTCTTCCACAACGAACTCATACTTGGCTTTGCCGTTGCGTTTGGCGAGGTGATTGGCGATAGGGTCGGGCAAATAACCCATCGCGAAGACGATGTGCGTGATTCCGTTGGCTTCAAGGTAATCAACGAACCGCTCAATGAACGGGACATTGGCAATAGGCACCATCGCCTTTGGGACATGGTAAGTGAGCGGACGCAACCGCGTCCCGAACCCGCCAACCAACACCAACGCCTGCATTATCGCCATCACCTCCCTCTTTCACGGGTTCTCTCGCGACATTTCCCCTTGACTTAGCGTGTCTTCGGTCATCTCGCCTTTGATTTTGCGGACAGGGCTAACGCATGTCCCTACGAAATGCGCCCGTACTTGTCCTCGTATCGGATGATGTCGTCCTCGTCAAAGTAGCCGAAGGAAATTTCCAGCACGCGGTAAGTTTTGTCTTCCCCGATGAGCCGATGCTTTGCCCCTTGCGGGATGAAAACCATCTCCATCGGCTGGGGGCGCAGGATGCGCCCCTCAATTTCCACACATGCCCCATCGTCTAACGCCACCCACAACTCGCTACGGTGGCGGTGCGACTGCAAACTCGTCTGCTCGCCCGCTTTGACCTCAAGGATTTTCACCGTCACCGGTTCGTTGAGCACATATTGAATGAACCGACCCCAAGGTTTCTCAACGGTAAGCGGTTCCGGCGGTTCCTTGCGCGGCTCGGGATAAGTCGCTCTCATTTTTTGCTTCGCTTCCGCCATCTTCCGTCACCTCCGCTGACTTTTTCAGGAAGTCAGCAAATCGGCAATTGGGCAGGTCAGACAATTTTTTCTATGCCTTTGCCGCCGTTGGCGTTGAAGCTTGTTGGGATGACAGACGCTTGACTGCCCTTGAGTTTTACAGTGTCCGAATTAACCGATACGACATCTCTCCACTTCGTTCATCCGCCTGCTGAACTTCCCATTTACCAAAGCCCTCATGCAGCCTTCAGCCATTCGTCCAGATACACTTCAGGGTACGGCTTCAGCGCCTCTGTGACGAGGCGGTGCAACTGTTTCAGCGCTTCAGGCGTTTTCCCCTCCGCGCGCAAAATTAAGGCAGGTTCAGTGTTAGAAGCGCGAACGAGCGCCCAACCCTCATCAGTGACGACTCGGGCACCGTCCACATCAATGACCTTGTAACCGTTTTGCTTGAAGTGTTCAACGACTTTTGCGACGACATCAAACTTGACATTATCGTCGCAATGGACGCGAACTTCGGGGGTAGCGAAGTAGCGCGGAACATCAGCGAGCAACGCTGAAAGCGGTTTGTCGGTGTGCGATAAGATGCGCAGCAAACGGCACGCGGCGTAAAGGGCGTCGTCGTAGCCGAAATACTCATCAGCGAAAAACAAGTGCCCGCTCATCTCACCCGCCAGCAACGCGCCCTCCTCGTGCATTTTGGCTTTGATGAACGAATGCCCCGTTCGCCACAAAATCGGTATGCCCCCATGTTTAGCGACATCTTCAAGGACGGCTTGCGAACATTTGACCTCCACGATGATTTTTGCCTGCGGATGTTTTTGCAACACTTCACGGCTGAACAAAATCATCAGTTGGTCGCCCCAAAGGATGTTGCCCCGATCATCGATGACGCCCAAGCGGTCGCCATCGCCGTCAAACCCCAACCCGACATCTGCACCCACTTCCTGCACCTTCGCGATCAGATCCCGCAAGTTTTCGGGTTTAACAGGATCAGGCAAGTGATGCGGGAAGTTTGGGTCAGACTCACAATAGAGTTCAACGACTTCGCAACCGAGTGCTCGCAACAGTTTAGGCGCAAAATGGCTCGCCGTCCCGTTGCCACAATCCACGACAACCCTCAACTTACTCTCACCCAACTTGATACGCTCTGTCACCCATGCAAGGTAATCGCTAAAGGCGTCTCGTTGAGTGACCACACCGCTTCCTCGCTCAAAATCTTCGGCTTCAATCATTTGGCGCAACTGCTGAATTTGCTCGCCGAACAAAGTTCCGTGCCCCCAAACCAACTTGAAGCCATTGTATTGTGGCGGGTTGTGGCTCGCTGTCACCATCACGCCACCATCAATGCGCCAATAGCGGCAGGCGAAGTAAAGCAGCGGCGTCACGACTTCACCGATGTCCACGACATCGCAACCCGATGCGCTCACACCCTCAACGACGGCTGCGTGCAACTCAGGCGAACTTTTGCGGTTATCGTGCCCGACGACGACCTGCGTGATGCCGTTGCGCCGACACAATGTCCCGTAGGCGCGACCGATGAGATGGGCGACAGATGGCGTCAAATCTTCCCCTGCAATGCCGCGAATGTCGTATTGCCGAAAGATGAGCGGGTTGACCTTCGCCACCTTCGTTTCACCTCCCGCACAGGCGAAAAGAGTTCGGTAACATCGTTCACCTTTAGCAAACAAAAACAGGCGCGGAGCACAGGAAGTGTGAATTGCCGATGTCGCCTCGTGGCGCTTTTAATGATAGCGCAACAACTGCTGACCGTCAATACTTCCCAAAAAATTTTTTGCTGACGCATCGGACAATTAAAAGGAGTGAGTAACATGAGCCGCGCGGTCGCTGACCGTCAATTGCCGTTAACGGCAGTTTGCGTTTTCAATCAAGACAACAACACCTCCTCCGCAGCCAGCGACGAACGCCTCAGACGCTCTCCGCAACTTGAGGGGCACTTTCGGGCGAACCTGAAGATATAGAAATCGCAAACTAAGTGCGCGACCGCTGTGACAAACGACCACTATTGACAACAGTGCCGCCCAACTGGCATCGGGGAGCAAGTGCGGAAAAATCTATCGTCGCAGTTCAATGTGCTGAAAACTTTGAATGGAGGTGCACCGTGTGACGCGAGATGAAGCGTGGCAGTTGGTTTGCGAATGGATTCAGAACGAGAACCTGCGCAAACACTTGCTAGCGGTAGAAGCCGCGATGCGCTTTTATGCCCGTCAATTCGGTGAAGACGAAGAGCGGTGGGGCTTGGTCGGGTTGCTCCACGACTTGGATTATGAGCGCTGTCCTGAACCGCCCGAACATCCCCAGAGAGGTGCCCAATTCCTGCGCGAAAAAGGCTTGCCCGATGACATGGTGCGCGCAATTTTGGCGCACGCTGACTGGACAGGTGTCCCACGCGACACCCTGATGGCAAAAGCCCTATTTGCGTGCGATGAACTGACGGGGTTTATCGTGGCGTGTGCACTGGTCATGCCCAACAAAAAACTGAGCGAGGTCAGGGTGGACACTGTGCTGCGCAAGATGAAGGATAAGTCCTTCGCCCGCAAAGTCAGCCGTGAAGACATCGCTCGTGGCGCTGAAGAACTGGGCATCCCCCTTGAAGCGCATATCGCCAATGTGCTCGCCGCCTTAGCCGCTATCGCCGACCAATTAGGGCTGTAACCGACCGCCATTTCAGGGGGATGCGCCCGCAAAAGTGGTTGAGGGAACCGACGCAATGGAGCCACCGCTGAGACTAACGCGTTTCTCCAGAGCATCGTCAAGGCTTTCTCCCGCAGGGGTGTCGCCGAGTTCGGTAAAAGTCTCCAATAGCGATGCTAAAGCAAGCGGCGGAGTCGGCGCTCCCGCAACTGCTCTAAGGTCAAAAAGTGCTCTTCGGTCAGCCCGACGAGGCGAATGAGTTGGGCGACCCAAGTCAAATTGCCGACGCCATGCAAACTGTGAGCATCGCTGCCACAGACGAACTTCACACCCGCATCGGCAAACTCTTCCACGATGCGGGCGTAGTGGCGTAACACTTGCTGCGGTGTCGTGTCAGGAAACCACCACCAAAGGGTGTTGTTCAGGTCAAAAGCTTTGTCGCCTTCACTGAAGGCGGCGGCAATCTCCCGAATTGCTGAAGTCGCCAGTTGATTGAGGGGCAACTTAAGAGGGAAACGCCCCAAGTTGAAGGGATGGGCGATGACATCCACGAAGGGGTTAAGGGCTAAGTTGCCGTAGGCGGTCACCAACACGCGCTGGAAGGCGACAGGGTTGTCGGGGGGATTAAGGGCGATGCCTCGCGTGCCCCACTCAATCCCGCACAAAACGATGTCCACTTTCCGATAGACTTCCGGCGTCACGGTCACCGCCCCTTGCACATTCAGTAGGGCAGCCTCCACGCCCGCTAAGAGACGGACTTTAACTTTGCCCCGCGCTGCTTCCACTTCACGCAGAAAGGCATCAACCCAATCGGTCATGGGCGTTCCGAAGCGGTCAGCCTCCAAATGGTCGGTCAATGCAAGGGCATCTAAACCGGCGGCATCGGCAGCCCGTGCCATCTCCCAAACGCTGTCACGACCATCGGAGAAAAGGGTGTGCGTGTGCAGGTCGTAACGCATCCACCATCACCGTCCCAATTTTGGCGCTGGCGATTGCATATCAAAATTTCAGCAGCACCCATGGCTTGGCTGTCAACCGTTGCACAATCGTCAGGGGCAAACTCAGCACAACCGAGGCAAGGACGAACGCGGTTCGCGCAAACGGCAGTTGAGCAAGCCGTTTATCTGCGGCATTACTTTGGAGCGTGGAATAGGCGCGCGAGGCATTTATAGCGCCACGATGATGGACGAGTTTGTGTTTGGCTTTCGGCGCTACGGCGATCGCGTTGCCCTTGTCCGCCGCAACTTGCAGTTTCGGGCGACGGAGCGCCGTCCTTTATGATGCGCTGGATGAGTTTAGGTGGCGACCGCTTGCCCGATGAACCACCGCCCGATTATGTGCACGCGTTTTTGCGGCAATTGGTCGCCCACGAAGTCGGACACACACTCGGTTTACGCCACGACTTTCATGGCAGCAGTTCGCTGCCGCCCGACGCGCTTCATCACCCTGCTGGGCGATTACGCTTACGCCGCTTTTCTATTGAGCCGTTACATCGGTGGGCAATACCTGCACCGCAATTTCCCCGATGACCCGAAAGGACGACCGCCTTTCGTGCCGGTGCCCGCTGCATAGCGTGAAGCGCTGAATTTGTTGAAGCGCTTCGTATTTGCGCCCGACGCATTGGCGGTTTCGCCATCCTCGCTGAACAAACTCGGCTTGGAAAACTGGTGGCATGGGGGGCATGGATGTGGCGAGAAAGGTTGACCGTCCCGACTGCCCGCTGCATGAGCGCATCCTTACGCTGCAACGGCGGGCGCTCAATGGCGTGTTCCACATGACGATACTGTGCGCTTGGTGGACATGGAGCAACGCACCCGAGGACCGTTTCCGATGAGCGAGTTATTTAAGCGATTAACGAACGCCGTTTGGGCAGAAGTGCTAGGTGGTGCGCCGTCAGCAGTCAACAGTCAGCGGCACAACTTGCAGCGGGCGCACCTCCAAATCCTGAGGCAACTGCTGCTGCAGCCGCCGTCGGGCACGCCCAAAGATGCCCGCACCTTTGTCCGTCGGGAATCGGTGCGGTTGCAAGCCGCTATCGGCAAAACATCGCCCCGACGCGACGGATGGCGGCGGTTTGTCGCGGGTGCATCGCGGAACGATGTCAGGGGGTAGCAGGTTTGCGTCTCCTACTCCTACGGTGGTGAAGCGAGAGCCTTTAGGCGCTGCAAATCGGTGCGGGTCTGGGCGATGAGTTCGTCCAGCGACAAATCGCGCCAACTGCCTGCACCCTGATATTCGCTGTGCACCGAGAGCGGTCCGTCAAAGCCGATGCAACGCAAGCAGGTGAAAAATTCCTGCCAGCGGACGATGCCGTCGCCGATAGGAACGACTTTAGCGTGCCATCGTTCGCCGTCCCGCATCCATGCGAAATCTTTGCAGGCGACGACCCGCACTCTGTCGGCGACAACCTCCAAGCCTTGCTGCCAACCCGTTAAACCGCCTTCCACGAACATGTGCCCTGCATCTACATAAGCGGCGACGGTGTGTGGCGAAAAATCGCGCAGCAGTTCCGCTAGCACAAACGCTGATGCCGTCAAAAAGTTGCCCGAATGGGTGTGGACGACGGCACAAATGCCGTAGCGTTCCGCCAATTGGGCGATGCCGTTGAGCCCCCGCCTCGCAGCGTCCACGCATCGGGACAATGTCCCGAACTTGTGGTAGCGCCAATAACCCAACTTGACAAACCGCACACCGTTGTCGGCAGCGACGGCAAACACAGCGTCCGCGAACGGTTCCTCGGCAGCGGTAAAGGCGGTCGTGATCATCGGCACGGTTAAGCCGCAGCGGCGCAACATTTTAACGGCGAGGGGCAAGTGCGTTTTAGCGTCGGCAGGTTCAATGTGCCCACCGCCGCGCACGGTCAAATCCACACCGTCAAAGCCCATGTCGGCGACGACATCGCCCAACCGCTCAAAGTCCAGCGATTGTAGGTGCTTGGAAAACATCAGCCATTGCCACGCCATCAGGTGCCACCTTGCTTCCGTTGTTCACGCTGAACCGTCCAAATCGCGAGGGCAAACATGGCGACGGCGAGGAGCGCAATGATTAACGCGCGCACGGGAACGGTGAAAGGTATCTGGCTTTGTAGGATGAGGAAGTCTAAGCGCCCGATGAACAGTGAGAAGCGTCCCATGACCGTGTTGCCAAAGACGATGCCGAAAGTCAGCATCAGCAGCCATCGCCCCAAAGTTGCCGGTGCGCGAATGGCGGGATGGCGATGCTCAATGCTGAAAAAGAAATAGGTCATCACGCACAGCAGCACGAGGACGAAAATCGCGTTGTTAATGGCTGCCGCCATCGTCAGCTTCGCGGACGGAACGAGAGGGCGGAACGAGTCAGCGATTTGCGGTCCAAGTTCTAGGACGAAAGCCTTGAAGGTGTAACCTGCCTGCAAGCCCATCAAAACGCTCAGCGCCATGCGGCTCATCCAGCCCAAGCGGGGGCTAAGCACCGTGTAGAACATCAAGCCCCAAATGAGCGCGCCTGCCCACCACCACCGGTAGCCGATGCAGTGGCGCAACGCGTCCAAGTGCACGGTAGCGCCTGAGCGTTGAAGAGGTTCGTCGGCGATGAAGTCAACGGCAGTCACGATGCCGACGACCCGGTGGCGCCCGACTTTTTCAAACCGCCGATAGGGATTGCCCTGCACCTGAAAATCGCGACGCAACTGCAGCGTGATTTCACGCCAACCCGCAAAATCCGTCGGGATGGTGGCAGTCATCGTCGCGGGTTTGCGCGCGTCAGGATTGGTGATGTGAAGGCGTAGGGTCACATGCCCATCGGGAACGGGTTGGCTCAGCCGCAGCCAAAGTTTCAAGTAGTTGGGCGCGCCCCACTCACCGGCAATTTTGGTCAGGCGCAGTCGCGGCGTCTGTCGGGGTGACCAGCGCCATGCCCCTTCGCCTTCCCGCTTCTCCACCGTGTCCAGCGTAACGCCGGTCATCTGCGGCGACTTGTCAAAGGCAAACACGGTGCCGCTGCTTTCCGTCGCCATTGCCCGCCACCATACAGGGTCAAGGACATCGCGGATAGTTATGAACAGCCCGTAGCCGACGGCTAAGCCGATAAAAAAATGCTCAAAGAGCCGGTAGAGGCGGTTTTCACCGTAAAGGATGGTGAAGATACTGAGCGTGCAAACGACACCGAGCCAGTAGACGATAACATTGACCGCGCTTTCTGGGACGACGGGTAACACGCGCTACCACCTCACAAGCGCTGGCGGGGGGACTGTGAGCGCGCCAACCGCATCCCCACATTGCCCAGCAAAATCAAGAACAGCACGAAGGCGTGGGCGACAGATTGCGCCATCATACCCCGCATGCCCAGCCCGTTGGTGTTGAGCAAGCGCTCATATTCCGCCGCTCCTTTCAGACCCAACCATGCCCCCGCCAGTTGCTTCGTTTCCAAGTAAGGAAACAGTTCAGGGACGATGATGCCTGTGCAGCCTTCCACCAGCGGCACTTTGAACTGCGCCCAGAAAGTTTGCACATACCATGGCAGCACCCCGGTTCCCGTAAACAAAGCGACCAGTCCGATGTCCTTCGCTGACCGGACGCGCTCCATCAGGGGTAATTCGGTGAGCGGAATGCGTTTGCTATCCGTCGGGCGCGTTTCCCAGATACTGCGCCCCAGCCGTTCCAAAACAGGTTGACCGCCAGGGATGTAACCCAAGTTGACGAAGTCGCGCCCGTAACGGTAGCCGTAACGCTTGCCAAGGTTTTGAGCGTAGAGTTCCACAAGGGTCGGACCTTGTGGGGCAATCAGCGTCATGATGATGAACTTTTTGCGGCGGCGCATCAGGTGTTCCAACAACGCCTGTACTTGCGGACCGTTTTCGCCGACCGTTCCCGTGTCAAAATCAGCGGCGATTAAGACGACCTTATCGGGCGGCACTTTTTCAACGGCTTCGTAGCATTGCCGCGTCGGCGGCGTCGGAATCTGGGGCATGCTCCATTGGAGCACAATAGGCAAAGCCAGTGACATCGCCACCAGCAAGTAAATGACCCGCCGGTCTATCGCTTGAAAACGAACGAGCCATTGAGTCAGTTGACCCATATCGCATCACCAGTAACCGCTTATTGCCTGCCGATGGTAAACGACCGCTCTAAACCCAGTATGATGCGCAACGCCATACCCAAGGCGCCGACCCACAAGCCAAACAAAATCGCCCGCATCGTTGGGGCGTTGATCTGCGTTTGTAACCAATGTGCCAGTTTTTCCAGCCGCAACCATGCCCACGGGCTCTCCTCGGGGATCCAACCCGTCAACCATTGCTGCCCGATAGGCACATTTGCCAGCATCACAATCGTCGCTGTCACCATCAATAACCCCGCTTCCAAAGTGCGGATACGGAACGCACGGTAGGCAGCACTGGCGATGAAAAAGGCAAGCAGGGCAAAGACGGTAGCGCTGAGGGCTTGCAGCGCTCCCTCAAACAGCACCCGATATGCGGCTTCCCAAAACCCCAGCACCCCGATAGCCCCTTGCGGAGGGACAGCGGCGAGAAAATGTGGGGCGTAGTGCTGCAGCAACCCCGTCCCCAACATCAAGAGAAACCCGGAGAAAAAAGCGACGCTGAAAGGCCAGTTGGGCGTTCTGTGGAGGATGTTGCGTCCGTGAATGAGAAATTGATTGAGCACCCCTAACCCGAAGGTGAACGCCGCCAGCACTTGAAGAAGGTCGGCTACCGAATCGCGCCAAGGGGTCAAAACATTGTGGCGGGGCATGAAAAACTCCAAGGCAAAGTAAAGCCCTGCCAAGAAAGTCAAGATTGCAATGACCCAGCGGCGCACCGGTGGGGCGAAGCCGTGCAGGAGCGCCAGCAAACCGCCGCCAACGACCAAAGTGCCACCGATAAACAGCCAGTTGATCGTCCCGTCCTGCACCGGTTGGAACATGCCCTCACGCCTCCTTCACCCTTTCAGAAACTTCATGACCGACGATGGCAACCAATGTTGAGCGACGGTCGTGCCGAGAATCAACGCTGCAAGGGCGATTCGGCAGATGTCTTGCCCCCACACGCTGCCCAACAGAATCGCTTCACGGGTTAAGTAAGCCGTGACGGCGTAATACTCTTCGCCGATGACGGTGAAGTCGCAAGCAGCGATGAAAAAGGGAATTTGCAAGGTCGAGGGAGTGCCGGCGATTTGAATGGCGCCCAGCGTTTGCCCCGTCTCAGCCAAGATGAGAGATTCAGCGGCAAAAACGCCGAAAAAAAAGTTGGCGGCGACCTGCTCGCGGTTCATCAACCCGACGACACCCGATGCAAAAGCGAATTGATCTCCAGAGAGGAAGCGCACATCCTCCGCCCGAAAGGCTTGCGGCGCTCCGCCCTCAGCGTAGGCTTCACGCAACACTTGCTCCGCCATCGTCAGAACGACCGTGTTGGTGACAGGCATCAAGACGCGGGTGCGGTAACGGGCAGCGAGGCGGGCGACATGCCCAGCGATGGCGATGGCTTGAAAGGTCGGCACATCCACATCCGCCAACCCCGGCACGAACAAAATCGGACGCCCCATTTCCGTCGCCCGTCCGACGGCTTCTTCAATGGCGTCAATCGCAGGCAACCGGCGGATATGTAGTTGCTTGCCCAGCGATGCCAGTAGGATGCCGACGCCGATGACGATCGTCAGAGCCCAAACGAGCCAAGGGTAAAGCGTGCTCCAATCAGCGTGCTCCATCTTCGCCACCCCGATGGGTCGTCGTTTTGTCCTCGCGCAGTTGCTCGATGCGCCGAATGAGCCGTTCAATGTTTTGCGGCTCAGACAACAACGCCCCCAACTCGTTGGTCGTCGCCACGCCGAAAAAGAGCGCCCAAAGGGGCATCGTCAGCCAAACGGCATTGCCGATCAGCCCTGCCAACGGCTTATGCATTTCCAAAAACAGGATGGCAGGCACTTCCATGCCTCGGCGCACAATCGTTTGCGCTGCCTTTTCCAGCAACAACTCCGCCTCTTGCCGCGCCGTCATGGCTGCCATCACCCGTCAAAGTGTGCGCAGATTTGTAGACCGCATGAATTTGCGCCTCAAAGTAGGGCGACCTCTCCCGCCAGTGCCACGATAACTGACCGGCAGTTCACCCTTTTGTTCACTTCTTAGCGGTCGTTTCGTGAACCAAATCCACCAGCCGCGCCACATAGTCGGGGTTCGTTTGCGGGAGGACGCCATGCCCCAAGTTAAAGATGTGCCCTGCCCGTCCACCGGCACGGCGCAAAATGTCGTGCGTCCGCTGCGCGATGACCTCAAAAGAGTCTACCAGCAGCGTCGCGGGGTCCAAGTTGCCTTGAACGGCGACCTCAAAGTTGAGAGTCCGCCACGCTTCGTCCAGCGGGATGCGCCAGTCCAACCCGATGACCTCACCACCCGCTTGCTTCATCAGCGACAGCAAAGTTGCTGTGCCTGTCCCAAAGTGGATGCGCGGGACATTCAGCACCGCCGTCGCTGCAAACAATCGCTCCATGTGCGGTAAGACGAACGCCCGATAGTCGTCGGGGCAAAGGCAACCGACCCAACTGTCAAAAATTTGCACGGCGTCAGCCCCTGCTTGCGTTTGCGCCGTCAGGTAGCGGATGACCGTTTCCGTCAGTTTTTCCATCAATGTGTGCCACGCCTGCGGTTCACTCAACATGAACCGTTTCGTTTGAGCGAAGTCACGGGACGGACCGCCTTCCAGCAAGTAGCTAGCCAGCGTGAAGGGGGCGCCCGCGAACCCGATAAGCGGGACGCCGTTGATCTCCCGTTTGACCAACCGAATGGCTTGAACGGTAGCGGGTGCAATTTCATCGACTTCGGGCACCCGCAAACAAGTGACATCTTCACCGCAACGAATAGGCGTGGGAACAATCGGACCTATGCCCTCTTGCACTTCAAAACGGACGCCCATCGCTTCCAACGGCGTCATGAGGTCGGCAAAGATGATGACGGCATCC is a window encoding:
- the hemE gene encoding Uroporphyrinogen decarboxylase is translated as MNDRFLRACRRQPVDCTPVWFMRQAGRYLPEYRRLRERYSLMDLCGDPELAAEVTLMPLRRFAVDAVIIFADLMTPLEAMGVRFEVQEGIGPIVPTPIRCGEDVTCLRVPEVDEIAPATVQAIRLVKREINGVPLIGFAGAPFTLASYLLEGGPSRDFAQTKRFMLSEPQAWHTLMEKLTETVIRYLTAQTQAGADAVQIFDSWVGCLCPDDYRAFVLPHMERLFAATAVLNVPRIHFGTGTATLLSLMKQAGGEVIGLDWRIPLDEAWRTLNFEVAVQGNLDPATLLVDSFEVIAQRTHDILRRAGGRAGHIFNLGHGVLPQTNPDYVARLVDLVHETTAKK
- the iolE_2 gene encoding Inosose dehydratase, producing the protein MAWQWLMFSKHLQSLDFERLGDVVADMGFDGVDLTVRGGGHIEPADAKTHLPLAVKMLRRCGLTVPMITTAFTAAEEPFADAVFAVAADNGVRFVKLGYWRYHKFGTLSRCVDAARRGLNGIAQLAERYGICAVVHTHSGNFLTASAFVLAELLRDFSPHTVAAYVDAGHMFVEGGLTGWQQGLEVVADRVRVVACKDFAWMRDGERWHAKVVPIGDGIVRWQEFFTCLRCIGFDGPLSVHSEYQGAGSWRDLSLDELIAQTRTDLQRLKALASPP